In the Agrococcus sp. Marseille-Q4369 genome, one interval contains:
- a CDS encoding FUSC family protein — MRWLERFTTGEQESWLQVLKVAVAIVIAWAASRLLLGMELPIFAAIAALLVVAPSVNQSLGKGIGRSVGVIGGVLLAWLATLVLPTTGLVVLSVSLLGVVLARLLRLAPMAANQLPISAMVLLALGAGTGPLFGFERVVETIIGAVVALVINLVVVAPVHHEPAERSMRELAHAVADAFERIAHALTVADAERGEAMLAEARELRAGIKRTRAAMDALEESTRLNPRARRLSDRIERDERLLLTLTVLVNRAIGMTRTIVDRFDASLVDDASVRRIAGESRRIAREVRVLVDRQALEDGRTTTLPAIEGPGFTAPIAVPRPHPQHWVLIGALLEDVRQARESLEAGAEGA; from the coding sequence ATGCGGTGGCTCGAGCGGTTCACGACCGGCGAGCAGGAATCGTGGCTGCAGGTGCTCAAGGTCGCCGTCGCGATCGTCATCGCCTGGGCGGCGAGTCGGCTGCTGCTCGGCATGGAGCTGCCGATCTTCGCGGCGATCGCCGCGCTGCTCGTCGTCGCGCCGAGCGTCAACCAGTCGCTCGGCAAGGGCATCGGGCGCTCGGTCGGGGTCATCGGCGGTGTGCTGCTCGCGTGGCTCGCCACGCTCGTCCTGCCCACGACGGGGCTCGTCGTGCTCTCGGTGTCGCTCCTGGGCGTCGTGCTCGCGCGACTCCTGCGGCTCGCGCCGATGGCCGCGAACCAGCTGCCGATCAGCGCGATGGTGCTGCTCGCGCTCGGCGCGGGCACCGGGCCGCTGTTCGGCTTCGAGCGCGTCGTCGAGACGATCATCGGCGCGGTCGTGGCGCTCGTCATCAACCTCGTCGTCGTGGCGCCCGTGCACCACGAACCGGCCGAGCGCTCGATGCGCGAGCTCGCCCACGCGGTCGCCGACGCCTTCGAGCGCATCGCCCACGCCCTCACCGTCGCCGACGCGGAGCGCGGCGAGGCGATGCTCGCCGAGGCGCGCGAGCTGCGGGCCGGCATCAAGCGCACGCGCGCTGCCATGGACGCGCTCGAGGAGTCGACGCGCCTGAACCCCAGGGCGCGGCGGCTCAGCGACCGCATCGAGCGCGACGAGCGGCTGCTGCTCACGCTCACGGTGCTCGTGAACCGCGCGATCGGGATGACGCGCACGATCGTCGACCGCTTCGACGCATCCCTCGTCGACGACGCGAGCGTGCGCCGCATCGCGGGCGAGTCGCGCCGCATCGCCCGCGAGGTGCGCGTGCTCGTCGACCGGCAGGCGCTCGAGGACGGGCGCACGACGACCCTGCCCGCGATCGAGGGGCCGGGCTTCACCGCACCCATCGCCGTGCCCCGGCCGCACCCGCAGCACTGGGTGCTCATCGGCGCGCTGCTCGAGGACGTGCGTCAGGCGCGGGAGTCGCTCGAGGCGGGCGCCGAGGGCGCGTAG
- a CDS encoding HD domain-containing protein, with protein MVDGDLLHAISVAARAYEGRTDRQGEPYVAHAMRVMLDVEGDEARTVAILHDVLEWGSITAQQLVGEGFPPRVMRAIDAMTRRDEEPLKTWMARIRGEELALEVKRADLRDNAQQWRLDSMPDAATRERMLRKYRRSAELLGTTLDEICGREVS; from the coding sequence ATGGTGGACGGTGACCTGCTGCACGCGATCTCGGTGGCCGCGCGCGCCTACGAGGGCCGCACCGACCGGCAGGGCGAGCCATACGTCGCCCACGCCATGCGCGTGATGCTCGACGTCGAGGGCGACGAGGCGCGCACGGTCGCGATCCTCCACGACGTGCTCGAGTGGGGCTCGATCACCGCGCAGCAGCTCGTCGGCGAGGGGTTCCCGCCGCGCGTCATGCGCGCGATCGATGCGATGACGCGCCGCGACGAGGAGCCGCTCAAGACCTGGATGGCACGCATCCGGGGCGAGGAGCTCGCGCTCGAGGTCAAGCGCGCCGACCTCCGCGACAACGCGCAGCAGTGGCGCCTCGACTCGATGCCTGACGCGGCGACGCGCGAGAGGATGCTGCGGAAGTACCGGCGCTCGGCCGAGCTGCTCGGCACGACGCTCGACGAGATCTGCGGTCGCGAGGTCAGCTGA
- a CDS encoding GNAT family N-acetyltransferase, with translation MQGSGFALRDATAAEIADWDALVLTNPDGGQWTQSSAYAIVKRTERLHPRHLVLEGPETVFALALEHRSLAGRFWYFATGPGASFEHFGAIAQSIRAAKDGAAKGVYAVKVEPFEVDTPERRQALAASGYRAANPVQQNTYTVLVDLTRPVDEIFAGFKKSLRNHIRYAERNGYRVEKVEPGEETYRTMYALMQTVSGGKGVEGMKPFEYYRTMWSAAVAQGSGHFWFGYDGAHDGPQASAFMIRFGRFALAKDGGSVPDRAIRGGAHLIRWTAMQWFKAQGAEVYDAYATPPSWQADDTSHRLHGPGVFKRVFGPIVDHLPTHDLVLDTRRYRLFLRLLLPIERRVRRRPWGIW, from the coding sequence ATGCAGGGGTCGGGCTTCGCGCTCCGCGACGCGACCGCGGCGGAGATCGCCGACTGGGACGCACTCGTGCTGACGAACCCGGACGGCGGCCAGTGGACGCAGTCGAGCGCCTACGCGATCGTCAAGCGCACCGAGCGCCTCCACCCGCGGCACCTCGTGCTCGAGGGCCCCGAGACCGTCTTCGCGCTCGCGCTCGAGCACCGCTCGCTCGCGGGCCGATTCTGGTACTTCGCGACCGGGCCCGGTGCGTCGTTCGAGCACTTCGGCGCGATCGCCCAGTCGATCCGCGCGGCGAAGGACGGCGCGGCGAAGGGCGTCTACGCCGTCAAGGTCGAGCCGTTCGAGGTCGACACCCCCGAGCGCCGACAGGCGCTCGCCGCGAGCGGCTATCGCGCGGCGAACCCCGTGCAGCAGAACACCTACACGGTGCTCGTCGACCTCACCCGCCCGGTCGACGAGATCTTCGCCGGCTTCAAGAAGAGCCTGCGCAACCACATCCGCTACGCCGAGCGCAACGGCTACCGCGTCGAGAAGGTCGAGCCCGGCGAGGAGACGTACCGCACGATGTACGCGCTCATGCAGACCGTCTCGGGCGGCAAGGGCGTCGAGGGCATGAAGCCCTTCGAGTACTACCGCACCATGTGGAGCGCTGCCGTCGCGCAAGGGAGCGGCCACTTCTGGTTCGGGTACGACGGCGCGCACGACGGGCCCCAGGCATCCGCCTTCATGATCCGCTTCGGGCGCTTCGCCCTCGCGAAGGACGGCGGTTCGGTGCCCGACCGCGCGATCCGCGGCGGCGCGCACCTCATCCGCTGGACGGCGATGCAGTGGTTCAAGGCGCAGGGCGCGGAGGTCTACGACGCCTACGCGACGCCGCCCTCGTGGCAAGCGGACGACACGTCGCACCGGTTGCACGGGCCGGGGGTCTTCAAGCGCGTCTTCGGGCCGATCGTCGACCACCTGCCGACGCACGACCTCGTGCTCGACACGCGCCGCTACCGGCTCTTCCTGCGCCTGCTGCTGCCGATCGAGCGCCGGGTGCGGCGCCGCCCGTGGGGCATCTGGTAG
- a CDS encoding peptidoglycan bridge formation glycyltransferase FemA/FemB family protein, giving the protein MTDMRLRRATEAELRDWDELVLSNPDGGQFTQTLAFAELKRWDGFETHHLVFDAEQPVYALALERNAWIGRFWYFPCAPFHPDMAAVVRATREFVEREHPRLISVKLEPRLPRDAASLSMLADAGLAQAEDVQLHTHTVIIDLERTEEEILASFSKTARKLIRRAERDGFTVERVEGDEALFDLAWQRMQTIRGGQGLAGMRGEDYYKTIWRAFTKRGQADWWLGRDGGAGPQTVTFTIPFGRIAIDKDEGSRPDRLIEGGAHLGRWTRVKHYRDRGFAGLDMMGAPPTWAKDDPDHWMAGLSRFKQQFGEVVDFAPSHDLVLRPGAQRVWQKYVRPVEWRVKKRYTGVW; this is encoded by the coding sequence ATGACCGACATGCGACTGCGACGGGCGACCGAGGCGGAGCTGCGCGACTGGGACGAGCTCGTGCTCTCGAACCCCGACGGCGGCCAGTTCACCCAGACGCTCGCGTTCGCCGAGCTCAAGCGCTGGGACGGCTTCGAGACCCACCACCTCGTCTTCGACGCGGAGCAGCCCGTCTACGCGCTCGCGCTAGAGCGGAACGCCTGGATCGGCCGCTTCTGGTACTTCCCGTGCGCGCCCTTCCACCCCGACATGGCCGCGGTCGTGCGCGCGACGCGCGAGTTCGTCGAGCGCGAGCACCCACGGCTCATCTCGGTCAAGCTCGAGCCGAGGCTCCCGCGCGACGCGGCGTCGCTCTCGATGCTCGCGGATGCCGGGCTCGCGCAAGCGGAGGACGTGCAGCTCCACACGCACACGGTGATCATCGACCTCGAGCGCACCGAGGAGGAGATCCTCGCGTCGTTCTCGAAGACGGCGCGGAAGCTCATCCGCCGCGCGGAGCGCGACGGCTTCACGGTCGAGCGCGTCGAGGGCGACGAGGCGCTCTTCGACCTCGCGTGGCAGCGGATGCAGACGATCCGCGGCGGGCAGGGCCTCGCCGGCATGCGCGGCGAGGACTACTACAAGACGATCTGGCGCGCCTTCACGAAGCGCGGGCAAGCGGACTGGTGGCTCGGCCGCGACGGCGGCGCCGGGCCCCAGACGGTGACCTTCACGATCCCGTTCGGCCGCATCGCGATCGACAAGGACGAGGGCTCGCGGCCCGACCGCCTCATCGAGGGCGGCGCGCATCTCGGCCGCTGGACGCGCGTCAAGCACTACCGCGACCGGGGCTTCGCGGGCCTCGACATGATGGGCGCACCGCCGACGTGGGCGAAGGACGACCCGGACCACTGGATGGCGGGGCTCAGCCGCTTCAAGCAGCAGTTCGGCGAGGTGGTCGACTTCGCGCCGAGCCACGACCTCGTGCTGCGGCCCGGTGCGCAGCGGGTGTGGCAGAAGTACGTGCGGCCCGTCGAGTGGCGAGTGAAGAAGCGGTACACGGGTGTCTGGTGA
- a CDS encoding GNAT family N-acetyltransferase, with protein sequence MPAAAAVRRATPGEIVEWDALIEANPDGGHMVQSSAFAATKRFDGLEPVHLVIDAPLPASTPTGEPTERIHALALEGKVSLGRYWYLPMGPTATDMAPVVEALREFAKAEPGLLVVKIEPHLERSAERINELVALGLEQSRDMQVMTHTVVLDLAQGEEALFASFSQMIRRQVRGAIKKGYRVERPEPSPETFDRMHAMMLTVAGGKGMAGMRERAYYDRFWSEFAKASTGRFYFGYDDDSDDPQAGIFVTTAGRTAVYKDGGSRPDRKINGGSALLLWTAMQDAIADGKLAFDLAGTPPPERADDPTHPFHGLAQFKLRFGPISSFLPSFDLVLHPVRHRVWESVVRRVEWRIKKGPDTLR encoded by the coding sequence ATGCCCGCTGCAGCTGCCGTCCGTCGCGCGACCCCCGGCGAGATCGTCGAGTGGGATGCGCTCATCGAGGCGAACCCCGACGGCGGGCACATGGTGCAGTCGAGCGCGTTCGCGGCGACCAAGCGCTTCGACGGGCTCGAGCCCGTGCACCTCGTCATCGATGCCCCGCTGCCCGCCAGCACGCCGACCGGGGAGCCGACCGAGCGCATCCACGCCCTCGCGCTCGAGGGGAAGGTGTCGCTCGGCCGCTACTGGTACCTGCCGATGGGGCCGACGGCGACCGACATGGCACCAGTCGTCGAGGCGCTCCGCGAGTTCGCGAAGGCCGAGCCGGGCCTGCTCGTCGTGAAGATCGAGCCGCACCTCGAGCGGAGCGCCGAGCGCATCAACGAGCTCGTCGCGCTCGGCCTCGAGCAGAGCCGCGACATGCAGGTCATGACCCACACCGTCGTGCTCGACCTCGCGCAGGGGGAGGAGGCGCTCTTCGCGTCGTTCTCGCAGATGATCCGCCGGCAGGTGCGCGGCGCGATCAAGAAGGGCTACCGCGTCGAGCGGCCCGAGCCGAGCCCCGAGACCTTCGACCGCATGCACGCGATGATGCTCACGGTCGCGGGCGGCAAGGGCATGGCGGGCATGCGCGAGCGCGCCTACTACGACCGCTTCTGGAGCGAGTTCGCCAAGGCCAGCACCGGCCGCTTCTACTTCGGCTACGACGACGACTCCGACGACCCCCAGGCCGGCATCTTCGTCACGACCGCCGGCCGCACGGCCGTCTACAAGGACGGCGGCTCGCGCCCCGACCGGAAGATCAACGGCGGCTCGGCGCTGCTGCTGTGGACGGCGATGCAGGACGCGATCGCGGACGGCAAGCTCGCCTTCGACCTCGCCGGCACGCCGCCGCCCGAGCGCGCCGACGACCCGACGCATCCGTTCCACGGCCTCGCGCAGTTCAAGCTGCGCTTCGGGCCGATCTCGAGCTTCCTGCCGTCGTTCGACCTCGTGCTGCACCCCGTGCGCCACCGCGTGTGGGAGAGCGTCGTGCGGCGCGTCGAGTGGCGCATCAAGAAGGGCCCGGACACGCTGCGATGA
- a CDS encoding EI24 domain-containing protein, giving the protein MGNRISELLAGAGLLLRGFGTWARDPRLMLLGAVPALIVGALMLAVVIVVSFQVGGWATWLTPFADGWDPGWAGALRVALALGLTVGVIVLCVLTFAAITLAVGDPFYERISREIDERLGRAGEATDLGFWRSAAKGLRDAVVLIGMAIGTALVVFLVGLIPLVGTVLGLVVGAVLGGRALARELTGYAGDARGLSLDERRALLAAHRWRSTGFGMVAYLLLLVPGVAVVATPVAVVGATLLVRDLRGEPTTAPLPSS; this is encoded by the coding sequence ATGGGCAATCGCATCTCCGAGCTGCTCGCCGGCGCCGGCCTGCTGCTGCGCGGCTTCGGCACCTGGGCGCGCGACCCGCGGCTCATGCTGCTCGGCGCCGTGCCGGCGCTCATCGTCGGCGCGCTCATGCTCGCCGTCGTGATCGTCGTGAGCTTCCAGGTGGGCGGTTGGGCGACGTGGCTCACCCCCTTCGCCGACGGCTGGGATCCGGGCTGGGCGGGCGCGCTCCGCGTCGCCCTCGCACTCGGGCTCACGGTCGGCGTCATCGTGCTGTGCGTGCTGACCTTCGCCGCCATCACGCTCGCCGTCGGCGACCCCTTCTACGAGCGCATCTCGCGCGAGATCGACGAGCGGCTCGGCCGCGCGGGCGAGGCGACCGACCTCGGCTTCTGGCGATCGGCGGCGAAGGGGCTGCGCGACGCGGTCGTGCTCATCGGCATGGCGATCGGCACGGCGCTCGTGGTCTTCCTCGTCGGGCTCATCCCGCTCGTCGGCACGGTGCTCGGCCTCGTCGTGGGTGCGGTGCTCGGCGGCCGGGCGCTCGCGCGCGAGCTCACGGGCTACGCGGGCGACGCCCGCGGGCTGAGCCTCGACGAGCGCCGCGCGCTGCTCGCCGCGCACCGCTGGCGCTCGACGGGCTTCGGCATGGTCGCGTACCTGCTGCTGCTCGTGCCGGGCGTCGCGGTCGTCGCGACCCCCGTCGCGGTCGTCGGCGCGACCCTGCTCGTGCGCGACCTGCGCGGCGAGCCGACGACCGCCCCCTTGCCCTCGTCGTAG
- a CDS encoding EamA family transporter, translated as MPEPAAPPRAIGVPGASHAIAVLLAAVLWGTTGTVAHFTPAGSSPLAIGLATFGIGGVVLALVSARRVLGVLRQRAHLGWVLAGAAGVVLYPTAYYPSMALAGVAVGNVVALGSGPIFAALLEWAVDRRRPDRRWSLATALALVGIVLLTVGGHGGAAAADASAALAGVGLALAAGSGYALYAFAGARIIGRGEPASGVMGALFLVGGAVCLGWLAIVGLGPLVAPAGILTVAYLALVPMALAYLLFGYALRALTSSSATTLALAEPVVATVLAVLVVGERPSAVGWLGLAVVAAGIALLALPSPRSSSRPA; from the coding sequence GTGCCCGAGCCCGCCGCCCCGCCCCGCGCGATCGGCGTGCCGGGCGCATCCCACGCGATCGCCGTGCTGCTCGCCGCGGTGCTGTGGGGCACGACCGGTACCGTCGCGCACTTCACGCCCGCCGGCTCGTCGCCGCTCGCGATCGGCCTCGCGACCTTCGGCATCGGCGGCGTGGTGCTCGCGCTCGTCTCGGCGCGCCGCGTGCTCGGCGTGCTCCGGCAGCGCGCGCACCTCGGCTGGGTGCTCGCGGGCGCGGCGGGCGTCGTGCTCTACCCGACCGCGTACTACCCGTCGATGGCGCTCGCGGGCGTCGCGGTCGGCAACGTCGTCGCGCTCGGCTCCGGCCCGATCTTCGCGGCGCTGCTCGAGTGGGCGGTCGATCGCCGTCGACCCGATCGCCGCTGGAGCCTCGCGACCGCGCTCGCGCTCGTCGGCATCGTGCTGCTCACGGTCGGCGGGCACGGCGGAGCCGCCGCGGCCGACGCGTCGGCGGCGCTCGCCGGGGTCGGCCTCGCGCTCGCCGCCGGCTCCGGCTACGCGCTGTACGCGTTCGCGGGCGCCCGCATCATCGGTCGCGGCGAGCCCGCGTCGGGGGTGATGGGCGCACTCTTCCTCGTCGGCGGTGCCGTGTGCCTCGGCTGGCTCGCGATCGTCGGGCTCGGCCCACTCGTCGCGCCCGCGGGCATCCTCACCGTCGCGTACCTCGCGCTCGTGCCGATGGCGCTCGCCTACCTGCTGTTCGGCTACGCCCTGCGGGCGCTCACGTCCTCGAGCGCGACGACGCTCGCGCTCGCCGAGCCGGTCGTGGCGACGGTGCTCGCGGTGCTCGTCGTCGGCGAGCGGCCGAGCGCGGTCGGATGGCTGGGGCTCGCGGTCGTCGCGGCGGGCATCGCGCTGCTCGCGCTCCCCTCCCCGCGCTCGTCCAGCCGACCGGCGTAG
- a CDS encoding Rho termination factor N-terminal domain-containing protein: MPNPSIKDEELYRKLKDEGNSSEKAARIANAAARDGREQLGQRGGDAERYEDRTVDELRDRAKELGIEGTSKLKKAELIDRLRNH, encoded by the coding sequence ATGCCGAACCCGAGCATCAAGGACGAGGAGCTGTACCGGAAGCTCAAGGACGAGGGGAACTCGTCCGAGAAGGCTGCCAGGATCGCGAACGCTGCAGCGCGCGACGGGCGCGAGCAGCTCGGCCAGCGCGGCGGCGACGCGGAGCGCTACGAGGACCGCACGGTCGACGAGCTGCGCGACCGCGCGAAGGAGCTCGGCATCGAGGGCACCTCGAAGCTCAAGAAGGCCGAGCTCATCGACCGGCTCCGGAACCACTGA
- a CDS encoding DUF6328 family protein, with product MDGGAGAPARDGRRGRDETREERADRNFADILQELRVVMTGTQLISGFLLAVAFQSGFRDLDADEVQHYLVLVALAGLATLLGLTPVLVHRLHFRQRMKEQIVRFGNVLLIITLVVVSLLVVAVTSFIFEVVVSPTAGLWASMLSGVVVVALWILAWAVRRESARSGADGSAAGG from the coding sequence ATGGACGGCGGCGCGGGAGCACCGGCCAGGGACGGGCGGCGCGGGCGCGATGAGACGCGCGAGGAGCGCGCCGATCGGAACTTCGCCGACATCCTCCAGGAGCTCCGCGTCGTCATGACGGGCACGCAGCTCATCTCCGGCTTCCTGCTCGCGGTCGCCTTCCAGTCGGGCTTCCGCGACCTCGACGCCGACGAGGTGCAGCACTACCTCGTGCTCGTCGCCCTCGCGGGGCTCGCGACGCTGCTCGGCCTCACGCCCGTGCTCGTGCACCGCCTGCACTTCCGGCAGCGCATGAAGGAGCAGATCGTCCGCTTCGGCAACGTGCTGCTCATCATCACGCTCGTCGTCGTGTCGCTGCTCGTCGTGGCGGTGACGAGCTTCATCTTCGAGGTGGTCGTCTCGCCGACGGCCGGGCTGTGGGCGTCGATGCTCAGCGGCGTCGTCGTCGTGGCGCTCTGGATCCTCGCGTGGGCGGTGCGGCGCGAGTCGGCGCGCAGCGGCGCCGACGGATCAGCGGCCGGCGGGTGA
- the betT gene encoding choline BCCT transporter BetT: MDDGRGMDHGRGTDPGTGVHDAAGADARRATPHPPIERSRFGGTERPLHAADFAPPTSRSDLSKGPSELISEPRPKVHWPVLIVSSAIILAFSAWAMLTPETAKDTMLSVVTWIATNLGWYYVLTVTLVIGFVLWVALGKEGSVRLGPDHSRPQYNLFTWVSMLFAAGVGIDMLFYSVTGPVAQYLDPPSGEGMTTAAAGESVVWTMFHYGIAGWSMYALLGMAMGYFAYRWGMPLSIRAALYPLLGKRVRGPLGDGISAIALIGTVFGVATSMGIGVVLLGVGFSTLFGFPEGLALQIALVLVAVVLTIGATTSGVDKGIRWVSELNLWSAAAMMLYILVTGQTAFLLNALVENIGRFLVTLPERTLQTFAYEPDGAEWMGGWTLFFWAFWLAWGPFVGVFLARISRGRTLREFVIAAITAPVLCDFIIVSLFGNSAMWEVLQGNTAFAELAVASPEEGWYALLGMFPGALFLIGLATLSGLLFYLTSANSGAMVMSNFSSSIPDPSQDGPKWLRIFWALLTALLTIAMLVAGGVTTMEYATLIFALPVTIIAYLVMLSFSKVLRMERAEREGRVLRSRAMAATGGRMPERSWRQRLERMRAFPSERQVEQFLDRSVRPALDDVAAEFVRQGYEVDQHTVAGEAGVEEPVLVVRMEAEQRDFQYQVAMVEAPVPMVTGRMSRETDVYYRLEVFTQTGSGGYDLVGLTKQQIIDDVLDRYEAHLGFLAYSAETDAASVLTPRIPPATVAPPELPPASSDDAEDDGDTRV; this comes from the coding sequence ATGGACGACGGCCGAGGCATGGATCACGGCCGAGGCACGGATCCCGGCACAGGCGTGCACGATGCCGCGGGGGCCGACGCGCGTCGCGCGACGCCGCATCCGCCCATCGAGCGGAGTCGCTTCGGCGGCACCGAGCGGCCGCTGCACGCGGCCGACTTCGCTCCCCCGACGTCGCGCAGCGATCTCAGCAAGGGGCCGTCCGAGCTGATCAGCGAGCCGCGCCCGAAGGTGCACTGGCCGGTGCTCATCGTCTCGTCGGCGATCATCCTGGCCTTCTCCGCCTGGGCGATGCTGACGCCTGAGACGGCGAAGGACACGATGCTCTCGGTCGTCACGTGGATCGCCACGAACCTCGGCTGGTACTACGTGCTGACCGTCACGCTCGTCATCGGCTTCGTGCTGTGGGTCGCGCTCGGCAAGGAGGGCAGCGTCCGGCTCGGGCCGGATCACTCGCGGCCCCAGTACAACCTCTTCACGTGGGTGTCGATGCTCTTCGCCGCCGGCGTCGGCATCGACATGCTCTTCTACTCCGTCACCGGTCCCGTCGCGCAGTACCTCGACCCGCCGTCGGGCGAGGGCATGACGACGGCGGCCGCGGGCGAGTCGGTCGTGTGGACGATGTTCCACTACGGGATCGCCGGCTGGTCGATGTACGCGCTGCTCGGCATGGCGATGGGCTACTTCGCCTACCGCTGGGGCATGCCGCTCTCGATCCGCGCGGCGCTCTACCCGCTGCTCGGCAAGCGCGTGCGCGGGCCGCTCGGCGACGGCATCTCGGCGATCGCCCTCATCGGCACGGTCTTCGGCGTCGCGACCTCGATGGGCATCGGCGTCGTGCTGCTCGGCGTCGGCTTCTCGACGCTCTTCGGCTTCCCCGAGGGGCTCGCGCTGCAGATCGCGCTCGTGCTCGTCGCGGTCGTGCTCACGATCGGCGCGACGACCTCGGGCGTCGACAAGGGCATCCGCTGGGTCTCGGAGCTCAACCTCTGGAGCGCAGCGGCGATGATGCTCTACATCCTCGTCACCGGGCAGACCGCCTTCCTGCTCAACGCGCTCGTCGAGAACATCGGCCGCTTCCTCGTCACGCTCCCCGAGCGCACGCTGCAGACCTTCGCGTACGAGCCCGACGGCGCCGAGTGGATGGGCGGCTGGACGCTCTTCTTCTGGGCGTTCTGGCTCGCGTGGGGCCCGTTCGTCGGCGTCTTCCTCGCCCGCATCTCGCGCGGCCGCACGCTCCGCGAGTTCGTCATCGCGGCGATCACCGCGCCGGTGCTGTGCGACTTCATCATCGTGTCGCTCTTCGGCAACTCGGCGATGTGGGAGGTGCTGCAGGGCAACACCGCGTTCGCAGAGCTCGCGGTCGCGAGCCCGGAGGAGGGCTGGTACGCGCTGCTCGGCATGTTCCCCGGCGCGCTGTTCCTCATCGGCCTCGCGACGCTCTCGGGCCTGCTGTTCTACCTGACGAGCGCCAACTCGGGCGCGATGGTGATGTCGAACTTCTCCTCGTCGATCCCCGACCCGTCGCAGGACGGCCCGAAGTGGCTGCGCATCTTCTGGGCGTTGCTCACCGCGCTGCTGACGATCGCGATGCTCGTCGCGGGCGGCGTGACGACGATGGAGTACGCGACGCTCATCTTCGCCCTGCCGGTGACGATCATCGCCTACCTCGTGATGCTCTCGTTCTCGAAGGTGCTGCGCATGGAGCGCGCCGAGCGGGAGGGGCGGGTGCTGCGCAGCCGCGCCATGGCCGCGACCGGCGGCCGCATGCCGGAGCGCTCGTGGCGTCAGCGGCTCGAGCGCATGCGCGCGTTCCCCTCGGAGCGGCAGGTCGAGCAGTTCCTCGACCGCTCCGTGCGGCCGGCGCTCGACGATGTCGCCGCCGAGTTCGTGCGGCAGGGCTACGAGGTCGACCAGCACACCGTGGCGGGCGAGGCGGGCGTCGAGGAGCCGGTGCTGGTCGTGCGCATGGAGGCGGAGCAGCGCGACTTCCAGTACCAGGTCGCGATGGTCGAGGCGCCCGTGCCGATGGTCACGGGCCGCATGTCGCGCGAGACCGACGTCTACTACCGGCTCGAGGTCTTCACCCAGACCGGGTCCGGCGGCTACGACCTCGTGGGCCTCACGAAGCAGCAGATCATCGACGACGTGCTCGACCGCTACGAGGCGCACCTCGGCTTCCTCGCCTACTCGGCAGAGACCGACGCGGCCTCGGTGCTCACGCCGCGCATCCCGCCCGCGACGGTCGCGCCGCCCGAGCTGCCCCCGGCATCCTCCGACGACGCGGAGGACGACGGCGACACGCGCGTGTGA